The following proteins come from a genomic window of Paenibacillus swuensis:
- a CDS encoding glycosyltransferase family 2 protein yields MDLSIIIVNYNTEKLTLDCIASLERSEMGTYAYEVVLVDNGSVDDTMRQVGMKFPQVRRIENHANLGYSKGNNIGIRAASGRYILLLNSDTLVETDTLRTMITFMDENPTVGAAGCKVVLPDGSLDKACKRGFPTPSASFYYAFGFSKLFPKVERFNQYQLGYLNPDEDYPVDCLVGAFMMVRRDTIDAVGMLDEEFFMYGEDIDWCYRMKEAGWGIYYYPKARITHLKGASSRKKPKKIIYEFHRAMILFHRKHYQKKYPWLVNGMVYAGIGVKYAMSLLLNRFGSVR; encoded by the coding sequence ATGGATTTAAGCATAATCATTGTGAATTATAACACGGAGAAGCTGACGCTGGATTGCATCGCCTCTTTGGAACGCTCCGAAATGGGTACATATGCATATGAAGTGGTTCTGGTCGATAACGGATCCGTCGATGATACGATGCGCCAAGTGGGCATGAAGTTTCCCCAAGTGCGTAGGATAGAGAATCACGCGAATTTGGGTTACTCCAAAGGCAATAACATCGGCATCCGCGCCGCATCCGGTCGATACATCCTGTTGCTGAACTCGGATACCTTGGTGGAAACGGATACGCTGCGTACGATGATCACATTCATGGATGAAAACCCTACGGTGGGCGCTGCGGGCTGTAAAGTTGTGCTTCCGGATGGCAGCCTGGATAAAGCCTGTAAACGGGGTTTCCCGACTCCCTCGGCTTCTTTCTATTACGCGTTCGGGTTCTCCAAGCTGTTTCCCAAGGTAGAGCGGTTTAATCAATATCAGCTGGGGTATTTAAACCCGGATGAAGATTATCCTGTCGATTGCCTGGTGGGCGCGTTCATGATGGTTCGCCGCGATACGATTGATGCAGTTGGGATGCTGGATGAGGAATTCTTCATGTACGGCGAAGATATTGACTGGTGTTATCGGATGAAAGAAGCCGGTTGGGGCATTTACTACTACCCTAAAGCCCGGATAACGCATCTGAAAGGCGCGAGTTCAAGGAAGAAGCCAAAGAAAATTATTTATGAGTTTCATCGCGCGATGATTCTCTTTCACCGCAAGCATTATCAGAAGAAGTATCCCTGGCTGGTGAACGGTATGGTCTACGCGGGTATCGGTGTTAAGTACGCCATGTCGTTGTTGTTGAATCGATTCGGATCTGTGAGGTGA
- the alr gene encoding alanine racemase, with protein MESYYRPTRAEIDLNALEHNLNEFRNRLPAGQKIMATVKANAYGHGAVGIAKAAVRWGVDYLSVAFLDEAIQLRQAGIASPILVLGHTPAEGIQAAIDHDITLNVYTNDVLEAAECCYASKEKGTGQPLRIHVKVDTGMGRIGILAEDAVPFIQKAMGMPGVRVEGVFTHFACADEADLSYTHMQYQRFQKVLDTFEAQGVSFPLIHTGNSAAAIQVPEWSYSMVRLGISMYGLYPSDEVPADWVDLKPVMRIVSRLSNVKTLPPGEGISYGVRYYTQTQERIGTVPIGYADGYSRMLTGKAEALVRGQRVPVVGTICMDQCMLNLTILPEEGMDVGIGEEVVLMGRQGDLVISAEDIAAHLGTINYEVTCMVAHRIPRVYLREGRPEEVVHALMPVEG; from the coding sequence ATGGAGAGTTACTATCGTCCCACCCGGGCCGAAATTGATTTAAATGCGCTCGAGCATAATCTTAACGAATTCAGAAACAGGCTGCCGGCCGGTCAGAAGATCATGGCTACGGTGAAGGCCAACGCTTACGGGCACGGTGCAGTCGGCATCGCCAAAGCGGCAGTGCGATGGGGCGTTGATTATTTAAGCGTTGCCTTTCTGGATGAAGCGATTCAGTTGCGTCAAGCGGGTATTGCTTCACCGATTCTTGTCCTGGGGCATACGCCCGCCGAGGGGATTCAAGCCGCCATCGATCATGATATTACTTTAAATGTGTACACAAATGATGTATTGGAAGCAGCGGAATGCTGTTATGCAAGCAAGGAGAAGGGGACCGGGCAGCCGTTGCGGATTCATGTGAAGGTGGATACGGGCATGGGCCGGATTGGTATTCTGGCAGAGGATGCCGTCCCTTTTATACAGAAAGCGATGGGTATGCCTGGGGTGAGGGTAGAAGGGGTATTCACTCATTTCGCCTGTGCGGATGAAGCGGATTTAAGTTACACGCATATGCAATACCAACGGTTTCAAAAGGTGCTGGATACATTCGAGGCCCAAGGCGTATCGTTTCCGTTGATCCACACCGGGAATAGCGCAGCCGCGATTCAGGTTCCGGAATGGAGCTATTCCATGGTCCGGCTGGGCATCAGCATGTACGGCTTATATCCTTCGGATGAGGTGCCCGCGGATTGGGTGGATTTGAAGCCGGTCATGCGCATTGTGAGCCGATTGTCCAATGTGAAAACACTCCCTCCAGGCGAGGGTATCAGCTATGGCGTAAGATATTATACGCAGACGCAGGAACGCATCGGGACCGTACCGATCGGCTATGCCGACGGATACTCCAGAATGCTGACAGGCAAAGCGGAAGCTTTGGTACGAGGTCAGCGGGTACCGGTTGTAGGCACCATATGCATGGATCAGTGCATGTTGAACCTTACGATTTTGCCTGAAGAGGGAATGGATGTTGGGATCGGGGAAGAAGTCGTCCTGATGGGCCGGCAAGGAGATTTGGTGATCTCAGCGGAGGACATTGCGGCTCATTTGGGTACG
- a CDS encoding outer membrane lipoprotein-sorting protein, whose amino-acid sequence MRKVAWILAMVMCVSFLLAACGAKDASGVVKELESKAKKLDSYQGTGTMTLHTGQQPQEYNVEIWYKQPHFYRISLQNEKKDISQVVLRNDDGVFVLTPHLNKSFRFQSNWPDQQGQVYLYQTLLQSILMDQTRQFASDKENYLFDVVANYQNGSLARQKIWLSKDDYAPQKVEVSDSNANVVVEVNFDQFEFNKKFDKDSFDMQRNMTASLSTIPTISKEEADVAQAVAGEATKETEAGETESTDAAGKKAADEAVNAEVNDKGKEEAQGTETEGTEAEGTETEKQEEEAAAEKGHEVAEQPEAQPNLPVIEPDYLPEGVVKKDETELKLGESNAVSMRYAGEYNYTLVQTRSKVDSHTATAIPGDLMDLGFPLGVISGEAIRTLTWNHDGVEFRLSSGDLTDNEFIRIAQSVQGEIGK is encoded by the coding sequence ATGCGGAAAGTCGCCTGGATATTGGCCATGGTGATGTGCGTATCCTTTCTGTTGGCAGCATGCGGGGCGAAAGATGCTTCAGGCGTGGTCAAGGAACTGGAAAGTAAAGCGAAGAAGTTGGACAGCTATCAAGGCACTGGCACGATGACGCTTCATACGGGGCAGCAGCCTCAGGAGTATAATGTGGAAATCTGGTATAAGCAGCCTCATTTCTACCGGATTTCTCTGCAGAACGAGAAGAAGGATATTTCCCAGGTGGTATTGCGCAATGATGACGGGGTATTCGTCCTGACGCCGCACTTGAACAAGAGCTTCCGCTTCCAAAGCAACTGGCCCGATCAACAAGGTCAAGTGTATCTGTACCAAACGCTGCTGCAAAGCATTCTGATGGACCAAACCCGCCAGTTCGCTTCGGACAAGGAAAACTACCTGTTTGATGTGGTGGCTAATTATCAGAACGGATCGCTGGCGCGCCAGAAAATCTGGTTGAGCAAGGATGACTACGCCCCGCAAAAGGTTGAAGTGTCTGATTCCAACGCCAATGTGGTGGTGGAAGTGAATTTTGATCAATTTGAATTCAATAAGAAGTTTGATAAGGATTCCTTCGATATGCAGCGCAACATGACAGCGTCCTTGTCCACGATCCCGACGATCAGCAAGGAAGAAGCGGACGTAGCACAAGCTGTAGCCGGCGAAGCTACCAAAGAGACTGAGGCAGGAGAGACAGAAAGTACTGATGCAGCTGGTAAGAAAGCCGCGGATGAGGCTGTGAATGCGGAAGTGAACGATAAAGGCAAGGAAGAAGCTCAAGGCACGGAAACCGAGGGAACAGAGGCAGAAGGTACGGAGACAGAGAAGCAAGAGGAAGAAGCCGCAGCCGAGAAAGGTCATGAAGTGGCCGAGCAACCGGAAGCTCAACCAAATCTGCCTGTTATCGAACCGGATTACCTGCCTGAAGGTGTCGTCAAAAAAGATGAAACCGAGCTGAAGCTGGGCGAGAGCAACGCTGTAAGCATGCGCTATGCGGGCGAGTATAACTATACGCTTGTACAGACGCGCTCCAAGGTGGACTCCCACACGGCAACTGCTATTCCCGGCGATTTGATGGACCTTGGCTTCCCGCTTGGCGTCATCTCAGGCGAAGCCATTCGTACACTTACCTGGAATCATGACGGCGTGGAGTTCCGCTTATCTTCCGGTGATTTGACGGACAACGAATTCATTCGCATCGCGCAATCCGTACAGGGTGAAATTGGCAAGTAA
- a CDS encoding tyrosine-protein phosphatase: MIDIHTHILPGVDDGAQVMEDAMNMAEAAFKDGIRTLIATPHHANGTYWNEADAVSVAVETLNLKLQERAINLTILPGQEVRVYDALLDDLDAGKVRTLNGSRYILLEFSSARIPRNISELMHELRIMGITPVIAHPERNAEISAEPDKLQRLVEDGALAQITTHSLLGGFGDKIQKVSYDLCRSNLIHFVSSDAHNLTHRPFRMTEAYAGIAARLGDTYVEYYKQNAQLLAGNEDIEAWPIKQAASSKGWFKFWK, from the coding sequence ATGATTGATATTCACACACATATTCTGCCGGGCGTGGATGACGGGGCGCAGGTTATGGAAGATGCGATGAACATGGCGGAAGCGGCGTTCAAGGACGGAATTCGGACCCTTATCGCAACACCGCATCATGCGAACGGCACGTATTGGAATGAAGCGGACGCGGTGTCCGTCGCGGTTGAAACGTTAAATCTGAAGCTTCAGGAGCGGGCGATCAACCTGACGATCCTTCCCGGTCAAGAGGTGCGGGTCTATGACGCTTTGCTGGATGATCTGGATGCGGGGAAGGTCCGAACGCTGAACGGATCGCGTTATATTCTGCTCGAGTTCTCCTCCGCGCGAATCCCCCGAAACATCAGCGAGCTCATGCATGAGCTTCGGATTATGGGAATTACCCCGGTGATCGCCCATCCCGAACGGAATGCTGAGATTTCGGCCGAGCCGGACAAGCTGCAGCGCCTGGTGGAAGACGGAGCCCTCGCTCAGATTACGACACATTCGTTGCTAGGCGGCTTCGGTGACAAGATTCAGAAGGTATCGTACGATCTTTGCCGTAGCAACCTGATCCATTTCGTATCATCAGATGCTCATAACTTGACACACCGGCCGTTTCGAATGACAGAGGCCTATGCCGGAATCGCGGCGCGGTTGGGTGACACCTATGTGGAATACTACAAGCAGAATGCCCAGCTCCTGGCCGGGAATGAGGACATTGAAGCATGGCCGATCAAGCAGGCCGCTTCCTCAAAAGGTTGGTTTAAATTCTGGAAGTAG
- a CDS encoding undecaprenyl-phosphate glucose phosphotransferase — MVRQNQSVFAQLYAITDIVCIQVIFLLSYWLKFQSGWIPFEHSLPFNRYFLWALVYGLIAVGTGYIVGFYTSKRRKNYAFEFYKVIQVHIISLFILLSVLFIYKEVDVSRSFLLLFIMNNILALSFYRYLLKVTQRGMRSRGYNKQFVLILGAGTLGRRFYKSVNHHPELGFEVLGFLDDHKDVHDQPNENMKPILGAIDDLEATLKEHLVDEVIIALPLDAHHKYAQIINVCERDGVKTLIIPDFFDVLPSRPYFDNFAGIPLINVRDIPLDEVRNRLLKRAFDILFSAATLLIISPLLLLIALAVKLDSKGPIIYKQERVGLNRRNFFMYKFRSMRTDYAHTSDTGWTVKDDPRMTALGKLLRRTSLDELPQFLNVLLGHMSVVGPRPERPYYVEQFKEDIPKYMVKHHIRPGITGWAQMNGLRGDTSIEERIKHDIFYIENWTFLFDLKIIMKTFVNGFVNKNAY, encoded by the coding sequence ATGGTAAGGCAAAATCAATCGGTCTTTGCACAACTATACGCAATTACGGATATCGTGTGCATCCAGGTCATTTTCCTGCTGTCCTACTGGCTTAAATTCCAGAGCGGATGGATTCCATTCGAGCATTCATTACCTTTTAATCGGTATTTCCTATGGGCGCTCGTATATGGACTGATCGCTGTAGGTACAGGGTATATTGTCGGTTTCTATACTTCCAAGAGGCGCAAAAACTACGCTTTTGAATTCTATAAGGTCATTCAGGTCCATATTATCAGTTTGTTTATCTTGCTGAGTGTCCTCTTTATTTATAAGGAAGTGGACGTTTCCCGTTCCTTCCTGCTCCTGTTTATTATGAATAATATCCTTGCGTTAAGCTTCTACCGCTATCTTCTGAAGGTAACCCAACGGGGCATGCGCAGCCGGGGATACAACAAGCAGTTCGTCTTGATTCTCGGTGCGGGAACGCTGGGCCGCAGATTCTATAAATCCGTGAATCATCATCCTGAGCTGGGCTTTGAAGTGCTGGGCTTCCTCGATGATCACAAGGATGTGCACGACCAGCCGAATGAAAATATGAAGCCGATTCTGGGCGCTATTGACGATCTCGAAGCGACGTTGAAAGAACATCTCGTGGATGAAGTCATCATCGCGCTGCCGTTGGACGCGCATCACAAGTATGCGCAGATTATCAACGTATGTGAGCGCGACGGCGTCAAGACGCTGATTATCCCGGATTTCTTCGATGTGCTGCCTTCGCGGCCGTACTTCGATAATTTTGCGGGGATTCCTCTAATCAATGTGAGAGACATTCCGTTGGATGAGGTTCGGAACCGCCTGTTGAAACGGGCTTTCGATATTCTGTTCTCCGCGGCCACGTTGCTTATTATCAGTCCGTTGCTGCTGCTCATTGCGCTCGCTGTCAAGCTGGATTCCAAAGGGCCTATTATCTACAAGCAAGAGCGCGTCGGGTTAAATCGACGAAATTTCTTTATGTATAAATTTCGCTCGATGCGTACGGATTATGCGCATACGTCGGATACAGGCTGGACGGTGAAGGACGATCCGCGCATGACGGCTCTCGGGAAGCTCCTACGAAGAACAAGTCTGGATGAACTGCCGCAGTTCCTGAATGTTCTGCTGGGGCATATGAGTGTCGTCGGACCTCGTCCGGAGCGTCCTTATTATGTGGAACAATTCAAGGAAGACATCCCTAAATATATGGTCAAACATCATATTCGCCCGGGCATCACCGGATGGGCCCAGATGAATGGACTGCGCGGCGATACCTCGATTGAGGAGCGCATTAAGCATGACATATTTTATATAGAAAATTGGACGTTCTTGTTCGATCTCAAAATCATTATGAAGACGTTTGTGAACGGGTTTGTCAATAAGAACGCGTACTAA